The proteins below are encoded in one region of Silene latifolia isolate original U9 population chromosome 2, ASM4854445v1, whole genome shotgun sequence:
- the LOC141627051 gene encoding uncharacterized protein LOC141627051, producing the protein MANTEIENPNTDNSLIDPNRPPIVPYQYAENPGLKITQTEFTGDNYDEWAQDFSLALLVKGKSGYIDGTISQPAITDAAFKTWQSQNALVTAWIRLTISPSLKKSISKRPEARQVWLDIRSRFSQQNDARIYRLQADLIACRQGPTESIMTYYGRLITIWDELIEADPVESCPCNPCTCTWVTILDARRERRKVRDFLMGLDDRFDSARSQLLGINPLPPLNFIYNRLLQEESMRALNVSKTETRPDPMAFATRLSTASRSPSLGRDSRTPKPDTDDPNRPYCIACLRYGHLYPVCFRVTGKFPDWWGERPRDRIIINEKDLSRTVIPDVQGRAKWAQLRKSTATSTPRAHMVSGQAMEPGSSSTPSLDKIDFNSLNPTELDEITQLWQARKNQPVDRLNGNVLSTFSWIIDIGASHHMSGCRNLFSNLRVINPLSVGLPNGDKTKATHMGDIQFSPRLILRNVYFAENLNSAVTKNHEPSNFRDAMQVKEWQDAMQHKIAALERNQTWTLEDLPPNKKAIGSKWVYKIKYNDDGSIERYKARLVIMGNRQVEGIDYNETFAPTVKMVTIRALLAIAAIKNWELHQMDVHNAFLHGDLTEEVYMKPPPGFSSTTNGKVCRLRKSLYGLRQAPRCCC; encoded by the exons ATGGCGAACACCGAAATCGAAAACCCGAACACCGATAACTCCCTCATCGATCCTAATCGACCTCCGATTGTTCCTTATCAATATGCTGAAAATCCCGGTCTTAAGATTACACAAACTGAATTTACAGGGGATAACTATGATGAATGGGCTCAAGATTTCTCTCTTGCTCTTCTCGTCAAGGGCAAGAGTGGCTACATCGACGGAACCATTTCGCAACCCGCCATTACCGACGCTGCTTTCAAAACGTGGCAGTCACAAAACGCTCTTGTGACGGCCTGGATTCGACTAACGATTAGTCCATCTCTCAAGAAGTCGATTTCCAAGAGACCTGAGGCGCGGCAGGTATGGCTCGATATTCGATCTCGATTTTCTCAACAAAACGATGCTCGTATATATCGTTTGCAGGCAGATTTAATTGCTTGTCGCCAAGGCCCGACGGAATCCATAATGACATATTATGGTCGACTTATTACTATTTGGGACGAACTTATTGAGGCTGATCCCGTAGAGTCATGTCCTTGCAATCCGTGCACCTGTACTTGGGTGACAATTTtggatgctcgacgcgaacgaaGAAAGGTTCGTGATTTTCTCATGGGACTCGACGATCGTTTTGACAGTGCTAGGTCTCAATTGCTTGGTATAAATCCTCTTCCTCCTCTTAATTTTATCTATAATAGGCTTCTTCAAGAGGAAAGTATGCGTGCTTTAAATGTTTCGAAAACTGAAACCCGTCCCGACCCCATGGCGTTTGCCACTCGGCTGTCCACTGCTTCACGTTCCCCTTCATTGGGCCGTGATTCCCGTACTCCAAAACCTGACACTGATGACCCTAATAGACCCTATTGTATTGCTTGCCTTCGTTATGGTCATCTTTATCCCGTCTGTTTTCGTGTCACTGGCAAATTTCCTGATTGGTGGGGTGAAAGACCGAGGGATCGAATTATTATAAATGAGAAAGACTTGAGTCGTACCGTAATTCCCGATGTTCAAGGCCGAGCCAAGTGGGCTCAGCTTAGGAAATCCACGGCTACCTCGACACCACGAGCCCACATGGTGTCGGGTCAAGCCATGGAACCCGGCTCCTCATCCACCCCTTCCCTGGACAAAATAGACTTCAATAGTCTTAATCCCACCGAGCTCGACGAAATCACTCAACTATGGCAAGCTCGCAAAAATCAGCCCGTGGATCGTCTTAATGGTAATGTACTCTCTACTTTCTCTTGGATTATCGATATCGGGGCATCCCATCATATGTCGGGATGCCGgaatttatttagtaatttacGTGTCATTAATCCTTTATCAGTTGGGTTACCCAATGGCGATAAGACAAAAGCCACACATATGGGTGATATTCAATTTTCTCCTCGTTTAATTCTTCGTAATGTTTATTTTGCGGAAAACCTTAATT CGGCCGTGACTAAAAATCACGAGCCTAGCAACTTTCGTGACGCTATGCAGGTTAAAGAATGGCAAGACGCTATGCAACACAAAATCGCCGCACTTGAACGAAATCAAACATGGACACTTGAGGACTTACCACCCAATAAGAAAGCTATTGGTTCAAAATGGGTCTATAaaatcaagtacaatgatgatgGATCCATAGAACGGTATAAGGCTCGACTCGTAATCATGGGTAATCGACAAGTGGAGGGTATCGACTATAATGAAACATTTGCCCCGACCGTTAAAATGGTGACCATCCGAGCTCTTCTCGCCATTGCTGCTATTAAAAATTGGGAGCTCCATCAGATGGACGTGCACAACGCATTCCTCCATGGCGACCTTAccgaagaagtttacatgaagcCACCTCCCGGTTTCTCCTCGACGACCAATGGAAAAGTTTGCCGGCTCCGAAAGTCATTATATGGTCTACGACAAGCTCCGAGATGTTG CTGTTAG